ATACCGGGATTGCATCCACATGCCACTTATCTGAACAGGCCGGTTTTTGTGGCCAAAATCTGTATTAAAGGTATGAAGTCCTTTTTTTACAGGCTTCGCGTAAATGTACTTCATTTATCCAAATGGTAATAgtgcttaaagggacaactaaGAAATATTGCGGTCACTgtgttttatctttttttgttttatagTCGGCATGTGAACAAGTCAGTCTTCAATATAGAGTcattttaaagtacatgtatatcctctCTATTTGGGACTGACGAATGCTGTCCGTAattaagaggtgtcctgattacagaggtcaaattcaatggaaaccaacaatgcagtgtccttaatagagaggttgtagagaggtgttcgctaagggacTCTATTTTATACAAAAAACTAAATGGTTTGCAtcaaaagtattttttcttgtttttgagTCACTATTTGAACAAATCAGTCTtcatgtttattgtattttttcagaGGGAAAAAATACATGTTTCACTGACGTGCAACCACAGTGCAAGAATCTTTTATTTCCTTTTGTTGTGTTTTGCTCAAAATATACTTATTTTCCCATGTTGTAAATAACTGTACAGGTGTTTTGCTCAAACTACTCTCAATTAGAGTGATTGCCATTGCCAAAATTCCATTCACTCCTACATTCTCCAACCACAAGCAATTTTGAATCCAGCCTTGTGATTGGAGAGTGATAAGAATACATCTTCTGAGGACAAGAACTCATCTTACAACTCAACACttagtttttaaaagttttcaaTATGATAATTCCATTTTGGTGATGGCTTCACTTTTGTTCGTGTCCAGAGAGCCATGTATATAGCTTTAAGTGTACAGACGATATAGTCACTCTTTATCAGGATCTCAATCTGGATCCAAGTCGATTATCGTCGCTAAAGTTCTGAAATGGAATATCACACACTTTGCAAATCTTACCAAAGCATGTTATTATAGTCAGTAATGGCCTTTACCATTTTAAAAGGCCCAATACTtccacttaaagggggactataagcaggagTTAGAGGACCGAAATGGTGGTCTTAATTCGACCCACCCATCTCCTGCCTATGCAGTCTTCCTGTGAAAATATGAACCTGTGTATTCTGATTTACAAGTAaccaaataaaatgaaaataagattAATGTGGTTTACAAATTCCAGTTGATTTTACTTGATGGACATTTCTATCAATAGAAATACCTAGACAAAGCCAGCTTACATTtacaactgtttcttttcatACCTTGTTAAACTGTGTTGACAATAGTTTCTATTGTACACTCAAGAACTCACTTTTCTGCTGTTTACTCAGAAATTATGGTTGATCTAAATCTCGATTCATGTTTCCTAAATGGTGTAACTTAAATTTTGTCTGTTCTGCCTATTGAACGGTAGTTCTGGATGTAAACCAAAATGGTATTTTTTGTATTATCCATATTGACAAAATCATCACTGTATGACTTGGCGTTAGGCCCAACTATCACTGTCATCATTTATCAGCTACACTCGCCACTTGACAACATATGAGACCAGAGAAAGTTTCCTTGACACTTTGGGTGCTTGACGTAGTTTTGCATCCACTTCAAACCTTCAGTGCCCGACACACAATTACGTTATCAGGGGTCCTATCAACTGTGGCCATCTTCgttttgaaacaatgtaagTTACACAAACTCCAACTCCAGCTGAACAAAAGCAGCTTTACTGCTTCTGCAGTTCAGGTTCGTGACTTGGGGAGGGGTTAGGGTAAGGACGATGGGAGGATAGGCTACTTATAGTTAGCCCTGGGCACCCAAGGTGTTAATTGCACATATTTCAACATTTACAAGGGTTCTATACTGAACTCTTGACAAAGTTTGGGGATTGCTCAGTCCAGTTCTATACGAGGGAAAAAGGGGGTATCGACATGTCTTACTAAGTAGATTGTGACTGAACTATGACTTGGCCTTAGGCCCAACTATCAATCAACTTTAATTCTTGACGAAATTGACGTAGGCTATTAATGTTATAATCACAACGACCACCACATTCTGTATATAGTGAACATTCACAGTAGAGATGCATCTGGGACTCAAATTTGGTGTTCTTTGACAAGAATAAGACCTGGTGTGCTGTATTTTTCCAGTAGATGTGACAGTCCTTGTCATCTTGAACCGTCAGTTCCGACTCTTAATGTACAAAGCCAGTGGCCTTCTCTAGTCTTGAAGATGAGAACGTTTAGTTAACATATCTGTTATCATTACGTGGCATTGAAACTCCTTGTTCTTCTTTTTGTAACCCTGTATCTTTGTAAGTGAATCTCCCTGTGTTATCAGATGAATTTATTTGAGAGATTTCAGCGAAATACAGCCAACTATCTGTATGGTGAAGCTCCCTGGGTTAATTATCATATACCTGAACTAATTTTGATTCTTGAGGGAGTgcgatacaccctgtatatatcTGTGCTGGTACATCATTCTGTTTTTGAATGGCTTCAGTATAGCCATACCATAGCATTTGAGGTTGAATTCAATAGTCAACTCGAGCTTAAAGCTCCCAGGGTCAACAACTCGACTCTTGTAGGCTACCATCTTGTAGGCTACCAGTAGTTGGAGTCCTCCAATAAAAGTTTTCAGTTCTGTACGAAACACTTCAAGGTTTAAAACTTTTCCCAAAGCGCAAAGATTCAAGCTTCTTCCTGAATTATAGTGTAAAAGGGAGGCTGTTTCAAAGAACCTTTCTACAAACCCATAGCACTGCATTAGACCAAATTTGTTCTGTATCACAAGAACCATGAGCTGTGTAGTGGAATATTATGTGGTTTGAGGGACTAGAATATTCCGTTTTTTATGTAAAAAACTTTCCCAAAATCAGCTCCCCGTTTTATAAGGTTAAGCCAACTTAAACAAAGGTAATTCTATAAAATACATGTGACAACAATTGTAACATAAAAATGATGACAATGTGCTTCAttggttaaaaaaataaaagcaaTATAATAAATACATAgttgttgtttatttcactgtttttctatcaatcaatcagtccTTTCCAGGCTCTTGAAGAGGCTGGAGGCGTGGAGCTAGCCTTGAGATATCTTATTTGGCTTGGGTAGATAATGTACCTCCAGTATGTACCTGATACAGCCCATGTACCgaagacaacatcaggacccctCTGTCTCTGGTAtagagcttctatctcactAGAATGCTCCTGGAGacaattatggtgagagagatgtaTGTCTAACCAGTTGGGATGGCTGTACTACTGAGGAGGAGGATGCTGGTCACCCAATAGAGCATTTCTTGACAGACAGTATAGTAGAGATcaccagcccagatggggttGATATCGCCACAAAAGTTAAATACTctcccaaacgatgaaaattcctacaaaaaaaatattcccacggtgtGAGCCAAGCGGgctgcaagggttaataaacaaccttgtacccaggctcaaaaatgaaaattgcaggtgtattatgtatcaagaaatgttttactttttcctaggaacaaggtttccattaaccctctcatcccgtttggctctgaccgtgggaatattttatttttgcaaaatcttTGCCTTAAGAAATGGATCtaccttttttctctcaaaaattaaccccctctgtgtggaATCGTTGCTTATCAATTGTACTTTAAAAGAACATTCCTTTTTCACATGAGACAGCATAAATAGGACTTCCCCAAGTACCTTATCGAAGACAAAGCTCAATCAAGCGAGAACCCAAAATGCCGCATGTAGATTTCATAGTTTTTATGATGCCGAAAGGGCCGAGAGATATGAAACGCTCCCCCTCCTTGCATTCGTGGATGGAGATATGTGAAAGCCACAATCAGACGAAAtcggacctggcagctccatcaTGTAGCTGTCACAGTGTGAGAGATGTGACAGGCACATCTACAGCCGAAtctacactccagacgcagcgGACCGGCCTCGTTTTGTAGCCCAGAGGGACCATAtgatgaaatggactgcataggagtctaggCCTGATCgggcccggtgtaacatctgtggttgtttcccatgtgtcagtgtttccaaacaataggcagctagagagaccacgacttttcaataggggggatacacagaaaaacttgtcaatctatttttgagcgttcccaaacaatgaggggaaacactcaaaaacagaaacactcaaaaacattacaccggattTTGTGTTGTTGTGACCGTCCTCTCTGTCACAATCTCTGGCTGTGGAGGTATCATCTGTGTCACCACCTCTGGGTCCGTCTTCAGGAGCATAGCAAGACAGTTGCTCTACCAAAGATAGAAAGGTTCTGATGCTGACCTAGGTACATCAGCTACTTGTGGTCCACAAGTTACTCATGGCAAGGTTAGACCCGTCTTAGATTGCTTTTTGAGAAAGGTGCCATAATTGTCAATGAAAGAAAAGCCATGTTTAATAATTAACAAATTTTAATCCAAAATATCTGATCAAATACAGAAATATCTTGAAACTTATTACATTCAATGAAGTAACATGATTCCTGCAATCATTAGGAACTGAAGCATAACCTAGTGGTGGACTCATCTTCCTCACTCTGGTGAAAGATGACCAAGGCCAAGGGACAGATTGACACAATACAGAGGAAGTGcagtatttgtcagtctcaagggtgaCCTTGAGGTTCAACTATACATTTGAAACAAATGGTCCATAAAGGTTGATCATCAAAGAGACATACTTGTCTGAATTCAACAACAAGCGGAGTTGTCCTTGATGTGACATTGCAACAGACAGACTGAGTTgtcctggatgtgacattgcaCAACAAGACAAAAGACAGGCTGAGATGCCCTGTATGTGACATTGCACAACAAGACCAAAGACAGGCTGAGATGCcctggatgtgacattgcaCAACAAGACAACAACATGATACTATTTGATAACGAATTCCCCATGAAACATGCAAGCCCTCCAATATGTTACATGGACAAAAGACAGCTACAGAAGAACCCCTCATCTGGTACACGTATTCCTCAGAAAGCAAGACAGTTCATTGGGTTAGCAGTTCCTTCAATAAAAGcctagaaaatcaaagaaaccCATTACACTCACAAGTCAAAATGCCGCATTATATAGCAGGTATATGTATGAGCATCTTGGTGAAATACCAAACCACCATCATGAATATaaaatacattacatgtaactTTTTTTAATTAACACTGCTCTTtttatacaaatacatgtatcacattaGCCAGTTATCTGTTTGTGTCAAAAATCGTTCAATGTTCAAACGTGTTTACAATTTGATTGTCAAACACTCTAAGAGGTGGATTATCGCTTCAAAACACTATTTTGATGAGGTACTGTAACCCTGGAATAACTGTTTTCAAAATCAACATCAAGCATATTTAGTTTTCAGCACCAAATGCTGACATGGATTCCTGGGATAACCTTTAGCACATGGTAACATACTATACTTCCACACATATTGTACGTAGTGAGGCAATTTTACAATGTTCCTTCAACAAGCACATACTTTAATATATATTATCATTTAGTTATTATTAGTAAGAAACTTTTCACAGATTATGCATTTCTTGAGTGGTTAATACTCATGCAGTTAAACATACCTTTAGTACAAATCATGTAATAGCACACAGCCATGTAGTTGGTTCACAGCTTTACATGTAACATTGCTTGATATAACTTGATGTCTGCACTGACACACAAAGGCAAGCAGAGGCCGCCCATCATACAACTCGACAAGAACAGCCACGAGAAGTGGAACACTGCCAACAAGTGCCAAATTTCGAGCAGTGTCTTCGATATGTTGTCAAACAAGCCAAATGTCAAAAAATATACGGACTGCGTTTGGACATTTCTGTAGCAAGAAATGAAACAAGGGCAAAAATACTGGATGTGATATTAGATATAGTCATGTTGTGCTCCTAGATACTTAACAAACTCATTCTAAAGGCCTGGTCGGTCTTAATGACACCAATGTCAACTTATCCATTCAAATACAATAACATGGACACTTAAGCAAGTGAATTTAAACTTTCTAATAATACACTTTCCATTTTCTTCAGCACTATCGGAAgagaaaaatcacaattttaGAGAGAAAAGATTCTCGAAATGCTTTTGGTCTGACAGTGAACATCAAGAAAACACGTTAATCAATCAGTCTTTTTGTCCTCTTCTGATTTTAGATTGTCACTCTCCTGATTTTCGGGAATGTTTTCCGTATCGTCTGCTGATATTTCTTGGCCAGAATTTGATTCTGGTTCCAAGACCGTAAAACCTTCATCTATTAAATCTTCTGGTGTCTCACGGCTGACCTGCACGGGTGTGTCCCCTGGAGCCCCTAAGTCTGGATCAGCTGCTGCGATATGACCATTCGTTCCCACCTGAACTTCCGCATCAGGCGTACCACCACGACTACTTCTCTGATGTTCTGGTGTACTACCTCGACTGGTTTCTGGTGCCTCAAGATCAGGACTGCTTGTCTCCTCCCGTTCACTATCAGTGGCACCAGATTCAACGCTACCATCTTCTGAACCTGAGGTGAAGAGGGAAAAGGTGAAACTCATATTATTTTCATCTTCAGCATCAGATTTCTAAGACACATTTCCTTCTCTTAATCAGATTGACATACTTCTCGCCTCAAATATACACCCCACGGAATCAACAGCAACCTCTCCAAGTATTGCCGTCCTCTCACAGTcaaggccaaccacctctctgagCAAACACCACCTCAGAATAATGACCACTTTTAAACAAGACCCTTGTATTGACTACACTCAACTTATAGCTTCCTTACTGTAGCAAGGCTATGTCAGGACACCCAAGGTCCAATGAATTCAAATTGGTCGTTTGCGTAGCGCTTAAGTCAATATCCCAATGCAGCAGACATCCTCCCATAAGATGAACCACCACGCATTGACTCACcttcttttttcttcataaacAGCTGTTTTGGCTGCACTGGCGCCAGCAGTGGTGTATACTCCGGTAGGCGGGGCGCACTTAGCCGTTGCTTTTTGGCAGGATTCAACATGAAGCAATAGCAACATTTAAaagctgaaagaaaaaagattTCTTTTTAGAAGTTGACTAATCAGTCTGTTTAATGCTCGAGGAAGAAGAGCCAATTGTTTGCGAGGGCCAGGCTCAAGCTTCTCACAACTTAAGGAACTGCTGTTCAAGAAGACAACCGCTTTTCTCCTGTTTTTAACTTTGTGTTTGCCTCCCAAATCGTGAAAATAAAAGTCCCGAACATTAGACTAGATCGCTCAGCTACACCACTCACAACTTTAGGAGCCACAAATGTGACGTTTTCTAAATAGCTCAAATGGTACTTACACATATATTCAAATTCTTCTTTCAAGGCCATCCCATTGTGCGATGAGCAGTAGCGGCAGATCAAGGCATAGCGATTCTGTGGTCCGTCGCCTACTAAATATTCAACTAGTTTATCGACTGCGCCCCTCTCCCGGGGTAGGATGGGTCGTGGCAGCTGGGGAGGTGGTCCAGAGGGGTAAACAGAAGAGACTGAAAATCAAGTTGTGTATGATAAAAGTGCAACCAAAAGAGGGAAACACTGAGTCAAATAGAATTTGAGAACCACCAAGGCTTGGAAGATATCACTGTCTCGGTTCTTGAATTCATGCACATCCCTCCAGATGGCGCCCAAGCCAAGGCCACCAGACTCTCCAGAGTCCTTCTGGATCCACCGTCTGCGCACCATGTCGCCGCGAGGACTCAACAccaaggacaacacgtcctggtaaccaCGCTCATGCCATTTTAGCGTTTCTATCATTGATTCAAATAGAAATAATGGCCCCTATGATGACTGTGACATGACAGTGGATCAATCATGTGATGGACATTCAGTAGAAACAGAGAAATCGTTTCATTTTGACATTATAAGTCAGTTCGTTTTGTATAAACTTGACCTCTGGGTTACTGAAGTGATGCCTTCGACGTTGGGGATAAAACAACATCTCAACTGACTAGCATATAATACCTGGCCTTGGTCCCTGACCCGGTCCATTCCGCTGCATCGACTGAGCCATCATTGCCGACTGTTGGTTTGTTATTGGTCCTGGCCCCATGGGTCGCGGACCACGTGGTGTTGGACCAATCGGCCCTGGCCGGTTTGCCGTGCCTTGTACTGATTGTGGAGATCGCTGCCTGAGACCTGTGCCTGGCGTCTTCTGTGGCACTGTACCGGGAGGAGTCAACGGCTTCTGAATCAAACACATAGGTTGAAATACAAGTGGAATTATTGAATACTCACTTCAGGCTTACTGTTCTTTTAACACAATTACTGTTTCTGGCTGAGGTGAAGTTTGTTTTGACCTTACGATACCACACTCGAAagctagtacaaggaacaaccAGGCCCAGCTTACAACCAAATTCAGGGTGTCCAATCTCACTGTATCAATGGACCTCCATGACAATGATATCAATGGTGGAGATAAAAAACAAGTCATCTCAAAAAGGCAGTACTGCTACACTTATAAGCTTTCCATCAGCATGCGAGACTTCACTTACCTCGAGCTTTTTAAAGGATTCAGGATCAAACTTTTCAAGGATTTCTTTGGCTTTTTTAtaagtttcattttctttcacatCTTCAAGCTGAAAATTGAACATGAAACCTTACTATCAAGGCACCGATAGACTGTGGTACTTACTAGCAGTGAAAAGAGCATAAGTAAGTTATAAGTCAGAAACCGTTAGGTAAAACATACAGGGGCATTCTCACAGTCACTCTTTGATAGCAGGGCGGAAAAACGTGCAAATGTTGAAGCATTCCTCTCGACATCATGACAACAAACACACGGGTATCTGAAGCTCGACACTGCTCACATTCTATGCTTGCAAGAAGGCCTttgtcaaaatcaatcaaaaatctAATTCTACTGATATCAGCTTAAACCTTAGTGTACGAAAAGCAGGACTTActatttcttttttcttatcACGAAGCTCTTGTAAAAGTGATTCTGAAAAAGAGAAATAAGTATCAGCTAAGCTACAGGTCAAGAGGAAAAGAATCCAAACCAGTTGTTACACTAGCATGCAGCAACAAAAAGGATCCATCACCAAGTGACACATACAAAAGATATTGGTTCTAAAAATCTTCTCTCGTCAAAagctgtattacatgtacatgtaccttagaCTTGGTGACCAACACACACATCAACCTACCATTTTTTGCTATTCTCTTCACAAAGTACCAATGTAGCACTCTTTTGGCTAACCAAATCCTGAAAGAGTGGAAATGGAACGTTAGATCATCAATACTTTGACAAAGTTCAATCACAGGGCTGCCGACaattttaacaatatttttATTCCAGGACTGTAAGGTAGTCCGATTATGACATGCCACAACTCAATGCATGGAATGACAGTACAATGCATTTTAGCAAGTGGCATTGACAGCAAAAGGTTTTGACAAACCGTGATTACCTTTTTTACCCCCTGCCTTATGACACTGAAGGCCTGCAATTCTATCTCAATCTCCATGTGGAGGAAAGACAATGTAAGCCAAGGCAGTTTTCCTCTGAGCTTTAAAGAGCTTTATGGCTATTTCTCTAGTCTGAGGTTGAGATAAAACTTCAGCATGGATGAGGTATCTCAACATGACCACAACGAGACTGAAAGGCAGATCTGATCACGAATTGATCATATCATACTTACAAGAGTGGGAAGAACAACAGAGGTGTCGTGTGTATTAGGCGCTCCTTCCAATTCTTAGGAAAATAGCAGAAATAGAATAGCAAGGCAATGGCAACGTATATGACGATTGACCACAGGATGAGCTGACCAATAACTCTCTTCTGACTCTGAAGGTTCTGGCGACGGAGTTTGTGCAGAGATTCCATTTCCTGGAGTAATAAGACTAATTGTAAGGAGAACATGGAGACTGAAAATGACAAGGGAGGGGCCAGATTGATTGTCTTTATTAATACTGTCAAGCAGGAGGCCTTTTCATGGCTAGCACTAAGCAGTCATCATTCTGTTTCCCACAAGCCCATCAATCAGTTCAGACGATGTGCAGTTTCTGTTCAACTTCAGGGTCTACTTTACAACAAACCAGCATTGGGCAGCAAGGGACTTTTTTTCATCAATCATGGCAAAGGATTTGTgctaaaatgtttttgaaagaaGCGAGCTtgccttgtcaatttcttccaacTTTTCGATGGTTGTTGGCTTTTTCTGAAATGAGACAACGGGATGTGAAAAAAATACAACTGTCCAATGACACCAGACAGACAATGGCTGGCCATTGTCTGGTGAGTGGTGTCATTGaccatgaagatctattgtaaagatggtttgtttgtcTGAACCTAGGTGGTACcagcgtatctggcaaagggcctattggACCTAGGCCTATTCCTGGTTACTGCAGCTACAATGATTGATTGGTAATGGTATTGGTAGCACTATAGCAGACACCaataaatgcaattcatgaatGAAGGTTTTCTCTCCCCTATTTATTTTTAGTGGAAGATTGCAATGATTGCTCGACAGTAATGATGTGCACGTACATGTGTAGGCCGGCTACTCGGGCTACTGTATTAATATTGACTCTAGGCCTACTGTAACCGTGTTTTCTTTCTAGGCCGAGGTAGGGCCGGCTATAGGCCGACTAGACACTATTAAGTATTACGTCACTAGTATAGTTTTGTATTACATGCAGTTGATGTGTGCAAACGAACCCAAATTGTAACATTTTTCTTACCCGCCATCTCGAAATAATTGCTCCCATTATGGACTTCTTGTATCAGGATTCCTTTCTACGTTGAAAATTGCGGAATGGAGGACGAAAGTGGCGAAACAGCAGCAGACAGATTTTAGCTCAAAATCTAGTTTCCACCATCTTGAATTGTATACTGAGATCAGTTTATTCGGTCCGCCGATTCGAACTTGAGTCACCTATAACATGACGTTTACAAACGCCAAGGAGACAATCAAAAATAGGCCAGTGAGTAATTCAACCCAAATACTTTATTCCAAGTTAAAATTACTGGCTAAAAACACTCCATGCACTTAAAAACTCCATTAGAATGGGTGCCTTCTTATGGCTATGcacgggtcatactaaacagcgtcaaccaggtttaaagtcatcaaaataaaatctatggtcataaacgaaataagcaggacattttccacatttcctgatcgtttcatgacatttcgtgtgctagattagcgagtttttgcctaaaatgtaccagcgtccaccacccagtcggcggccatgttgaatttgacttggaggaaatgatcgggcttcccaatactacaggagccttgtgattttagacaacatctcccttatcttacacctaaatttcagaaaattttcaggaaatgtgttttatggtgtacttatttcgtttatggcttCTAAATATTATTTTGATTCCTTAATACCCGAATTTTAACCTGGTGGACACTAgttgacgctgtttaggatgaccgctaTGCACTGCTGACATCTTTTGTCAATAGGTTCAACTGATAACCTTACTGGTACTGTAAAATCCATCAAGGACCGTCACGACCTCTACGCAACGAGGCGTCTCCGGGGACGGCGGGTAATATTCCCCGAGTGTCTCTCTTAAAGGTCCATCCTGCTTTTGTTATAGTTTTCTGTTTTAAGACAGTCATAACAGTAATGAGACATGCAATGAGTCACATTCTTCCAAGACAAAGAACAATGGAATAGATGTCCTGAAGTCCAACAAAAAGAGCCTCTCGTTTGATAAGAATCATTCTAACGACACCCTTCAGAAGCCTTCTATAAGCCACTGGTTTCTACGTCCAGTTTCAATAAAAGAGGACAGAGACTTGTTACTAGATTTCTTTTTATTTTAAGCATTAAATAAATCTGCACATTAAGTTAAAACTGGCCTTTACATATGACCAAAAAATACAGCTATCATTAACATCAATGTGATAAAATAGTTAGATCTGCTCTCCTATCCTTCTTATGGTTTTTGATTTATCCAATACTGgaaaatacagtacaaccttCAATGGGCAATGAGGAAGTTCCTTTTGTTATAAAACCCCCGTAATAAATTACACTACAACAGAATAACTGTGTCTGTCCCTAAAATAGAACATGCAGAGCTGATCATGAACTAATTGAAGCATGAACACATCACTGCACTGGCAGATATACGTATCTAAAACCACTTCCAAATCTTCAAATCTGGATACTTCATTCAATTATCTCAAAGTGATTGACCCCCATCTGTCCGCCTCAAAAAGATATGCCTGAAAGAAGTGTCCAATGATTTTCGACCCATAAGAGCTGAAAGTTTTCCCCACCCTAAGGACTAAGCTAATCTGACAGATTCATTATTGGAACAGAAGTTCATATCTCAAGGAGATCAGTCACACAGTATTGTGAAGAGGTTACATCAATCAAGAGGGGAACATCCTAACATACCAGAGGGTCACTTGCATCCATTGCTCATTGCCAGCATCACTGAACAGAGGAAAGTATAAGG
This genomic window from Lineus longissimus chromosome 13, tnLinLong1.2, whole genome shotgun sequence contains:
- the LOC135498165 gene encoding endoplasmic reticulum junction formation protein lunapark-B-like isoform X2 is translated as MGAIISRWRKKPTTIEKLEEIDKEMESLHKLRRQNLQSQKRVIGQLILWSIVIYVAIALLFYFCYFPKNWKERLIHTTPLLFFPLLIWLAKRVLHWYFVKRIAKNESLLQELRDKKKEILEDVKENETYKKAKEILEKFDPESFKKLEPLTPPGTVPQKTPGTGLRQRSPQSVQGTANRPGPIGPTPRGPRPMGPGPITNQQSAMMAQSMQRNGPGQGPRPVSSVYPSGPPPQLPRPILPRERGAVDKLVEYLVGDGPQNRYALICRYCSSHNGMALKEEFEYMSFKCCYCFMLNPAKKQRLSAPRLPEYTPLLAPVQPKQLFMKKKEGSEDGSVESGATDSEREETSSPDLEAPETSRGSTPEHQRSSRGGTPDAEVQVGTNGHIAAADPDLGAPGDTPVQVSRETPEDLIDEGFTVLEPESNSGQEISADDTENIPENQESDNLKSEEDKKTD
- the LOC135498165 gene encoding endoplasmic reticulum junction formation protein lunapark-B-like isoform X1 is translated as MGAIISRWRKKPTTIEKLEEIDKEMESLHKLRRQNLQSQKRVIGQLILWSIVIYVAIALLFYFCYFPKNWKERLIHTTPLLFFPLLIWLAKRVLHWYFVKRIAKNESLLQELRDKKKEILEDVKENETYKKAKEILEKFDPESFKKLEKPLTPPGTVPQKTPGTGLRQRSPQSVQGTANRPGPIGPTPRGPRPMGPGPITNQQSAMMAQSMQRNGPGQGPRPVSSVYPSGPPPQLPRPILPRERGAVDKLVEYLVGDGPQNRYALICRYCSSHNGMALKEEFEYMSFKCCYCFMLNPAKKQRLSAPRLPEYTPLLAPVQPKQLFMKKKEGSEDGSVESGATDSEREETSSPDLEAPETSRGSTPEHQRSSRGGTPDAEVQVGTNGHIAAADPDLGAPGDTPVQVSRETPEDLIDEGFTVLEPESNSGQEISADDTENIPENQESDNLKSEEDKKTD